A part of Neovison vison isolate M4711 chromosome 6, ASM_NN_V1, whole genome shotgun sequence genomic DNA contains:
- the BRK1 gene encoding protein BRICK1: MAGQEDPVQREIHQDWANREYIEVITSSIKKIADFLNSFDMSCRSRLATLNEKLTALERRIEYIEARVTKGETLT, translated from the exons ATGGCGGGTCAAGAGGATCCGGTGCAGCGGGAGATTCACCAGGACTGGGCGAACCGAGAATACATTGAGGTCATCACCAGCAGCATCAAGAAGATCGCGGACTTTCTCAACTCATTCG ATATGTCTTGTCGTTCAAGACTTGCAACACTAAACGAGAAATTGACAGCCCTCGAACGGAGAATAGAGTACATTGAAGCGCGG GTGACAAAAGGTGAGACCCTCACCTAG
- the FANCD2OS gene encoding FANCD2 opposite strand protein, giving the protein MRLGNSGRHSGACGPPSSAGLSMAGYQLWSPWTPLDESFQWLRHTTPTPSSKHPFRASPCFPHTPSDLEVQLCFQEVTLVLDSPFLETGVSPKLPCHTSELRTMNNKKGLVRKPQPVRLSGVDSVFGRVITAQPPKWTGTFRVSDKSAFCKIISRENQWPTGLKEPQIQMTVTMCKQMLRSILLLYATYKKCTFALQHSK; this is encoded by the exons ATGCGGCTGGGAAACAGCGGCCGCCACTCTGGAGCGTGCGGCCCACCGAGTTCAGCAG GACTGTCAATGGCAGGATACCAGCTCTGGTCACCATGGACCCCACTGGACGAGAGCTTCCAATGGCTGCGGCACACAACACCTACACCTTCTTCAAAGCATCCCTTTAGGGCTTCCCCCTGCTTCCCACATACCCCTTCTGACCTTGAAGTGCAGTTGTGCTTTCAAGAGGTCACTCTAGTCCTAGACAGCCCATTTCTGGAGACTGGGGTGAGTCCCAAGTTACCCTGCCACACATCAGAGCTCCGAACCATGAATAACAAGAAAGGGCTGGTCAGGAAGCCCCAGCCTGTCCGTCTCAGTGGAGTGGATTCCGTGTTCGGCAGGGTCATCACAGCTCAGCCACCAAAATGGACTGGGACCTTCAGAGTTTCAGATAAATCAGCCTTTTGCAAAATCATCAGCCGGGAGAACCAGTGGCCTACTGGACTTAAGGAACCTCAGATTCAGATGACAGTGACCATGTGCAAACAGATGCTGCGCTCTATCCTCTTATTGTATGCAACATACAAGAAGTGCACCTTTGCCTTGCAACACTCCAAGTAA